In Candidatus Protochlamydia phocaeensis, a single genomic region encodes these proteins:
- a CDS encoding DUF1622 domain-containing protein has translation MSADMLLQPLLAQAVATLDSFEPLHTILMIIKQLLALIGALVILTGSLYAVCQYLMKVFSSRHQRILNFDTIRLDLGRSIILGLEFIIAADVIETTTTPDYYALGILGLLVVIRTFLNYFLNKDLNALSEREALIDQSHQDRLDV, from the coding sequence ATGAGTGCGGATATGCTTTTACAGCCTTTGTTAGCGCAAGCTGTCGCGACTCTCGACTCTTTTGAGCCCTTGCATACGATTTTAATGATCATCAAACAACTACTTGCATTGATTGGGGCATTGGTCATCTTAACCGGTTCGCTGTATGCTGTCTGCCAATACTTAATGAAGGTGTTTAGCTCCCGACATCAGCGTATTTTAAACTTCGACACCATTCGCCTTGATCTAGGACGGTCCATTATTCTTGGGCTTGAATTTATTATTGCAGCCGATGTCATAGAGACAACCACAACGCCTGATTATTATGCCTTAGGCATATTAGGGCTTTTGGTTGTCATCCGAACATTTCTGAATTATTTCCTCAATAAAGATTTAAACGCTTTAAGCGAAAGAGAAGCATTGATCGATCAAAGCCATCAAGATCGCTTGGATGTCTAG
- a CDS encoding DUF1853 family protein encodes MFKHKPVRDLAWVIQSCPLIDPSARLPCVTWQECQKWYAQFLPELETLDRDPVPLLTHLSSFSSKRLGDYFAHLIEFWLQRRPDIERLHACVQIRDERTIGEFDFIFFSLSEQRLLHWEVSVKYYLSYTSQLETFFLGPNPHDRMASKLERLSNHQLHLSRHPLAQLWISQHYGSMPASQCFIKGYLFYPWGEPLNATAVPPEAHIGHLRGWWIAYLSNSWEKWKSQEDGGQTRWAILPKLYWLSAYLWNGQDGIGLFEKKDFIAAVETHFEQHMHSLMAAQLTLNKQGEWEEAGRGILVAPQWPFWE; translated from the coding sequence ATGTTTAAGCATAAACCTGTTCGAGATCTAGCCTGGGTGATTCAGAGCTGCCCTTTAATTGATCCTTCCGCTAGGCTTCCTTGCGTGACATGGCAGGAGTGTCAAAAATGGTATGCGCAATTTTTGCCTGAACTTGAGACGTTAGATCGAGATCCTGTTCCTTTGCTTACGCACCTTTCTTCATTTTCATCCAAGCGTTTAGGCGACTATTTTGCCCACCTTATTGAGTTTTGGCTTCAACGGCGTCCAGATATTGAGCGTCTGCACGCTTGTGTGCAAATCAGGGATGAGCGGACAATCGGAGAATTTGATTTTATCTTTTTCTCATTGAGCGAGCAGCGCCTTCTCCATTGGGAGGTCAGTGTTAAATACTACTTAAGTTATACCAGCCAATTGGAGACATTCTTTTTAGGCCCCAATCCCCATGATCGCATGGCAAGTAAATTAGAGCGTTTGAGCAACCATCAGCTGCATTTATCACGCCATCCTTTGGCTCAATTATGGATAAGCCAGCACTACGGAAGCATGCCGGCCAGCCAATGCTTCATTAAGGGGTATTTATTTTATCCATGGGGAGAGCCATTGAATGCCACAGCTGTGCCGCCGGAGGCCCACATCGGCCATTTGCGAGGATGGTGGATCGCTTATCTTTCCAATAGCTGGGAAAAATGGAAAAGTCAAGAGGATGGCGGGCAAACGAGATGGGCCATTTTGCCAAAGTTGTACTGGCTTTCTGCTTATTTGTGGAATGGGCAAGACGGAATAGGGTTATTCGAAAAAAAAGATTTTATCGCGGCTGTTGAAACACACTTTGAACAACACATGCATAGTTTGATGGCAGCGCAACTGACGCTTAATAAGCAGGGAGAATGGGAAGAGGCCGGGCGGGGAATTCTTGTCGCCCCTCAATGGCCATTTTGGGAATAG
- a CDS encoding DUF6629 family protein, which produces MCFSAEASFTASAVLGAIGGSSLRNCSSKSYFFLAAIPFLFAIQQFSEGILWLQLNKQLSSASLLLDAKRIFLIFAFIIWPIWLPLSFALIEKVEWRRTVLYFDLACGLALSSLNLFYALHQDVSVRIVNHSLQYSGEVPSQTYLYPFIVLLPCFISSVRMVWLFGFFVLLGYLTADYFYTSTFVSVWCFFAALVSLFIYKVIKDNQLSLEKKSLN; this is translated from the coding sequence ATGTGTTTTTCTGCCGAAGCCAGTTTTACAGCATCAGCCGTTTTAGGGGCTATTGGAGGCTCTTCTTTAAGAAATTGCTCATCTAAGTCTTATTTCTTCTTAGCCGCCATTCCTTTTTTATTTGCTATTCAGCAGTTTTCAGAAGGCATCCTCTGGCTTCAATTAAATAAACAGCTCTCTTCCGCTTCCCTCTTATTAGATGCAAAGCGAATCTTTTTAATTTTTGCCTTTATTATTTGGCCGATCTGGCTCCCTCTTTCCTTTGCGCTAATAGAGAAAGTCGAATGGCGCCGCACGGTCCTCTATTTTGATTTAGCTTGCGGACTTGCTTTGTCCAGCCTGAATTTATTTTATGCGCTTCATCAAGATGTCTCCGTTAGGATCGTCAATCATAGCTTGCAATATAGCGGAGAGGTTCCTTCTCAGACTTATTTATATCCTTTCATTGTCTTACTGCCTTGCTTCATCTCTAGCGTGAGAATGGTTTGGCTATTCGGCTTTTTTGTCCTTTTAGGCTATCTGACAGCCGATTATTTCTATACATCGACATTTGTCTCTGTCTGGTGCTTTTTTGCCGCCTTGGTCAGCCTATTCATTTATAAAGTCATTAAGGACAATCAACTCAGTTTAGAAAAAAAGTCTTTGAATTAG